GGGTTATTCTTAAGACTGAACATTCGGATGCCTCTATCATAATCACCATTGCTGCAGAGGGAGATTTTATGAGGACAGATGAAAAAGGGACATGCCCTGATGATATCTCTCAATATATTGCAGAACAGTTAGGAGGGAGTATTTACAGGGAGACATCTGGTGCAGGAGCAACCATTACACTTCCTGTATTTAGAGCAGAGGTATAAACCTAAAAATGTGGTTGGTGGATAGGTCATGCTTATCGCTGGATTCAAGATATAGTTTTCTGAAAGGAGGGACTTTATGAAGAAAAAAAAGGAAATAAAAGTTTTGCTGGTTGATGACGAAGTGGATTTTGTTGATACCCTTGCACAGAGACTAAGGATGAGAGAGCTTTTAGTAGATGCAGTTTATGATGGTGAACAGGCATTGTCTTTTATCAAAAAAATAGAGCCTGATGTAATAGTGCTGGATTTAAAGATGCCAGGCTTGCATGGCATAGATGTCCTCAGAGAGATTAAAAACTCATCCCCAAATATACAGGTTATTATCCTTACAGGACATGGCACTGAAAAGGATGAAGA
This region of Nitrospirota bacterium genomic DNA includes:
- a CDS encoding response regulator, whose translation is MKKKKEIKVLLVDDEVDFVDTLAQRLRMRELLVDAVYDGEQALSFIKKIEPDVIVLDLKMPGLHGIDVLREIKNSSPNIQVIILTGHGTEKDEEEAKKLGGFDFLRKPADIDLLVAKIKEAFMEKVERAMTAIAFAEEGDLNTAQKIIKKEE